GCACTGACGGGATTGACCCGAACGAAGGGCGAGCCGGATAGGGAGCCAAGGTTTCATGCCTCAGATCGGCGTGACCCCGACGAGATTGCTCCACGGTGCACGAGTGACGCACTCGAGACCGATGAAAGCGCACGGCGACGTAGCGCGGGCGGCCATCGCGGCCAACAAGACCCATCGATCACCCAGACGCGGCAAACGGCACAGCCCTTCGCCACTTGGCCAGCCTGCAGAGCGGCCTTTAGACCGGTGATCTGAGGAGAATCCGATGGGCGTTGTCGAAAACATCTTTTCGCGTTCCTTGCAGAATTATGAAAGCCGCCGCGAGCACGACATGCCGTTGCTCGATTATCTCGAGCTGTGCCGTGCCGATCCGACCGCGCACGCGACCGCCGCGGAACGCATGGTCGCCGCCATCGGCGAGCCGGAGGTGATCGACACCGCGAAAGATGCCCGCCTCGGCCGCATCTTCATGAACCGGACCATCAAGACCTATCCCGCCTTCGCCGAGTTCTACGGCATGGAAGAGACGATCGAGCGGATCGTGAACTTCTTCCGCTTCGCAGCCCAAGGCCTCGAAGAGCGCAAGCAGATCCTCTATCTCCTGGGGCCCGTCGGCGGCGGCAAGTCCTCGCTGGCCGAACGGCTGAAGCTGCTGATGGAGCGCATGCCGATCTATGTGCTCAAGGCCGGCAGCCAGCTGAGCCCGGTCCTGGAAAGCCCGCTCGGCCTGTTCGACCCGGAGCAGATGGGGCCGACCCTCGAGGAACAGTTCAACATTCCGCGCCGGCGCCTGACCGGCCTGCTCTCGCCCTGGGCGGTCAAGCGCCTGGACGAGTTCAAGGGCGACATCCAGAAGTTCACCGTCGCCAAGGTCTATCCGTCGCGGCTGCGGCAGATCGGCATCGCCAAGACCGAGCCCGGCGACGAGAACAACCAGGACATTTCGAGCCTGGTCGGCAAGGTCGACATCCGGATGCTCGAGCTGCACAGCCAGAACGACACCGACGCCTATGCCTATTCGGGCGGGCTCAACCGCACCACCCAGGGCCTGCTCGAATTCGTCGAGATGTTCAAGGCACCGATCAAGATCCTGCATCCGCTGCTGACGGCGACTCAGGAGGGCAACTATGTCGGCACCGAGAATATCGGCGCCATTCCCTTCCAGGGCGTGATCCTGGCCCATTCGAACGAGGCCGAGTGGCAGACCTTCAAGAACAACAAGAACAACGAGGCCTTCATCGACCGCGTCTGCGTGATCAAGGTCCCCTACTGCCTGCGCGTCACGGAAGAGCAGAAGATCTATCAGAAGCTTATCCGCACCAGCGAGCTGGCGGAGGCGCCCTGCGCGCCGGCGACCATGGAGATGCTGGCCCGCTTCTCGGTCCTCTCGCGCCTGCGCGTCCACGAGAATTCCAATCTCTATTCCAAGATGCGCGTCTATGACGGCGAGAGCCTCAAGGAGACCGACCCGCACGCCAAGTCGATGCAGGAATATCGCGACGCGGCCGGCGTGGACGAAGGCATGGACGGGATCTCGACCCGCTTCGGCTTCAAGGTCCTGTCGGCGACCTTCAACTACGACAACACCGAGGTCGGCGCCGATCCGGTCCATCTCATGTACATGCTCGAGCAGGCGATCAAGCGCGAGCAGTTCGCCGACGACGTCGAGAAGCGCTATCTCGAATTCATCAAGGCCGAGCTGGCCCCGCGCTATGCGGAGTTCATCGGCAACGAGATCCAGAAGGCCTACCTCGAATCCTACAGCGACTACGGCCAGAACCTGTTCGACCGCTATGTCGACTATGCCGACGCCTGGATCGAGCATCAGGACTTCAAGGATCCCGACACCGGCCAGATGCTAGACCGCGACCTCCTGAACCAGGAGCTGACCAAGATCGAGAAGCCGGCCGGCATCGCCAACCCGAAGGATTTCCGCAACGAGGTGGTGAAGTTCGCGCTGCGCGCGCGGGCCTCCAACGGCGGCAAGAACCCGTCCTGGACCTCCTACGAGAAGCTGCGGGAGGTCATCGAGCGGCGCATGTTCAGCCAGGTCGAGGACCTGCTGCCGGTGATCAGCTTCGGCAGCAAGAAGGAAAACGAGACCGCGAAAAAGCACACCGAGTTCGTGCAGCGCATGATGACGCGCGGCTACACGGAACGCCAGGTGCGGCGCCTCGTCGAGTGGTATATGCGCGTCAAACAAGCCGGGTGACCGGCAGGCAGGCCCATGGACATCATCGACAGGCGGCTCAATCCCCGAGGCAAGAGCCTCGCGAACCGCCAGCGTTTCATCCGCCGGGCGCGTCAGCAGATCGCCGATGCGGTCCGCGAAGCCACCGGCAAGAGTTCCGTCGCCGATCTCAATGGCGGCGGCAAGATCAAGATCCGCCGCGACGGGATCGACGAGCCGCAGCTCTATCATTCCGGCAAGTCGGGCGAGCACACCCATGTCGTGCCGGGCAATCACGAATATGTCGAGGGCGACCGCATCCCGCGGCCCCAGGGCGGCCAGGGCGGCCGCGGCCGCGAGGCCTCGGCGGATGGCGAGGGCGAGGATGCCTTCCAGTTCGTCCTCACCCAAGACGAGTTCCTCGATCTCTTCCTCGAGGATCTAGAGCTGCCCGATCTCCTGCGCAAGCAGCTGAAGAAGGCCGAGAGCTTCCTGCCGCGCCGCGCCGGCTACTCGGTCTCGGGTGCCGCCACCAACCTCAATCTCGTGCGCACCATGCGCAACAGCCTGTCGCGCCGCATCGCGCTCAAGCGCCCCCGGCCCGCCGAGATCGCGGCCCTGGAAACCGAGCTCGACCTGCTGGCCGACAGCGACGAGACCCTCGATCGCCGCCGCGAACTGGAGCTCGAGCTCGACCAGCAGCGCCGGCGCGCCAAGCGCGTGCCCTTCATCGATCCGGTGGATGTCCGCTACAACCGCTTCGAGATGGTGCCCCAGCCGGTCGCCAGCGCCGTCATGTTCTGCCTGATGGACGTCTCGGGCTCCATGACCGAGCATATGAAGGATCTGGCGAAGCGCTTCTACAAGCTGCTCTATCTCTTCCTGTCGCGCCGCTACCGCAATGTCGAGATCGTGTTCATCCGCCACACCCATGTGGCCCGCGAGGTGGACGAGGAGACCTTCTTCAACAGCCGCGAGACCGGCGGCACCGTCGTCTCGACCGTGCTGGAGGAGATGCTGCGGGTGCTGCAGGAGCGCTATCCGCGCGACCAGTGGAACATCTATGCCGCCCAGGCCTCGGACGGCGACAATCTCTCGAGCGATAACGCCAAGAGCGCGGCGCTCCTGGAGAAGAGGATCCTGCCGCTCTGCCAGTACTTCGCCTACCTCGAGGTCGGCGACGAGGAGGACGGCTTCAACCTCGGCAGCGAGGTGTGGCGGACCTATGAACGCCTCGACCGCGCCGGGCACCCCATCGCGATGCGCAAGGTGAACAAGCGCAATCAGATCTTCCCGGTGTTCCGCGAGCTGTTCGCCCGCGACCAGCCGGTCAGAAAGGCGGCGTCATGAGTTCCGAGAGCGTCCTGCTCGAAGGCGAGAAGAGCGAGTCGCGCACCCGTTTCGACTGGGATTTCGATTCCCTGCGCCATACCTACGGTCAGATCAGCGAGATCGCGCTGGGCGAATTCAAGCTCGACGTCTATCCCAACCAGATCGAGGTCATCACGGCCGAGCAGATGCTCGACGTCTATTCCTCGATCGGCATGCCGCTGATGTATCTGCACTGGTCCTTCGGCAAGCATTTCGCCCGCGACGAGACGCTCTATCGCCGGGGCCTGCGCAATCTCGCTTATGAGATCGTCATCAACGCCAACCCCTGCATCAGCTATCTCATGGAGGAGAACTCCATGACCATGCAGTCGCTGGTGATCGCCCACGCCGCCTTCGGCCACAACCATTTCTTCAAGAACAACCATCTGTTCCAGCAATGGACCGATGCGGAGGGCATCCTCGACTATATGGAGTTCGCCAAGGGCTATATCTCGCGCTGCGAGGCGCGCTATGGCGAGGTCGCGGTCGAGCGCGTGCTCGACGCCGCCCATGCGCTCATGACCCAGGGCGTCCACCGCTATCCCCGCCGCAAGATCGGCGGGCTGGGCGACGAGGAGAAGCGCGTCCAGGACCGCCTCGCGGAGCTGGAGCGGTCCTACAACGACCTCTGGCGCACGGTTCCCCAGAACGGGGCGCGCGACAAGCGCCGGACCACGGAGGCCGAGCGCCGCGAACTGCTAGGCCTGCCCGAGGAGAACGTCCTCTATTTCCTGGAGAAGAAGGCGCCGCTGCTGAAGCCCTGGCAGCGCGAGATCCTGCGCATCGTCCGCCATATCGCGCAGTATTTCTATCCGCAGAAGCAGACCAAGGTCATGAACGAGGGATGCGCCACCATGGTGCATTACGAGACCATGACCCGGCTTCATGAGAAGGGCCAGCTGGGCGACGGCGCCATGGTCGAGTTCCTGAGCTCGCACACCAATGTCGTGCTGCAGCCGGATTTCGACGACCGGCGCTATAGCGGCATCAACCCCTATGCGCTGGGCTTCGGCATGATGCAGGACATCAAGCGCATCTGCCTGACTCCCACCGACGAGGACCGGACCTGGTTCCCGCAGTTCGCCGGCAATGGCGATCCCTGGGAAACGCTCAAGGAAGGCTGGGCCAATTACCGCGACGAGAGCTTCATCCGGCAATATCTGAGCCCCGCTTTGATCCGCAAGATGAAGCTTTTCGCCGTGGTCGACGACGGTGTCTCGGATCTGGTGGTGAAGGCGATCCATAACGAACGCGGCTACCAGACGGTCCGCAGCGCGCTCGCGCGCCAGTTCGACACCGCCCAGAAGGAGCCCGAGATCGAGATCGTCGATGTCGACCTCGACGGCGACCGCCGCCTGATGCTGCAGCATCGGGTCTATGACAATGTCCTGCTCGCCGAAGACGACATCCAGCCCGTCCTGCGCCATCTGGCCGATCTGTGGGGCTACGAGGTGAGCCTCAGCGAGATTTCGTCGAGCTCGGATGCGGTGCTGAAGCAGCATACCGCCGCCCCCACCGGGGCCCTCGCCACCTAGCCAGGCCTGCGCCGCCGGATCATGGGCTCGCCGGCGCCATTTCATGCGCCAGCAGATCCTCATAGCTGTCGCGCCGGCGCAATTGCGAGATCCGGCCATCCCGGCCGATGAGGAGGGCGGCCGCCCGCGGGCGGCCGCAATAGGCGAACATCTCGCTCAGGGTATAGGCGCCGACATCGAAGATCGCGACCAGGTCGCCGGGAGCGGTCGCGGCCGGCAGCTGGCGTGTCGGCGGCAGATGCAGGATCTCGGCCGCGAGTCCCTCGTCGAGTTCGCCGCCCAGCCGTTTCTTCAGTTTCGGCAGCAGATACTCGCCCTCGACGTCATAGAAGCAGTCGGCCGAATCGCAGAGCGGTCCCACCACGCGGAACTCTGTCAGTGCCGTCTCGTTCGCGCGGCTGGCACTCGCCATATGGAAATACCAGCGCACCACCGCCGCATCGAGCAGCAGGTTGTAGCCGGCGTCGAGGAAGATCCAGGGCTGCTCGCCGCGATGTTTCTGGTTCTCCACCCGCGTCAGCAGCACCGCCGTGTCGCCGACGATCGAGCGGCCGGGCTCGAACAGCAGCTCGGTCTCGCCGCCCAGCTGGCGATGCATCGCGGCCGCGACTCCCGCCACCATCGAGGCCGCGCGATCGGGCGCGCCATAGCGGTCCATCAGCGCGTCGTTCCCGCGCCGGCGCCGGTAATCGACCGGATAGCCGCCGCCCAGATTGACATGCTCGAAGGGCCGGCCGATCGCGGCGGCGAGCCGCCGCGCCTCGCCGCCCGCAAACTCGACCGCCCCCAGGAAGGGCGCGGTCTCCGCGATCTGCGAGCCGATATGGAGATGGATGCCGACGGGATCGAGCGCGGCGGGGTGGTCGGCCAAGAGGCGCAGGACCGCGGGCAGGTCCTGGGGGGTCATGCCGAACTTGGTCTTGGCATTGCCGGTCTGGATCGAGGCGACCGCCCCGCCCGTCAGGCTCGGCACCAGGCGCAGCGAGACCCGGGCCCGGAGGCCCTTGGCCGAGGCGATGGCGGCGATGCGCTCCAGCTCGAAGACCGAATCGACATTGATGGCCTTGATCCCCAGCTCGATCGACCATTCCAGCTCATGGGTCGATTTGCTGACGCCGTTGAAAACGATCTCGGCCGGCGCAAACCCCGCCTTCAGCGCCTTAAAGAGCTCGCCGCCGGAATTGACCTCGATCGCCAGACCCTCGCTGCGCAGAATCCTGAGGATATTGACGTTGGAGCAGGCCTTGCTCGCATAGCAGACCGTGCTTCTCGGATGGCCGCCGCGGGCGGCCGCCAGGAAGGCGGCGGCGTTGGCGCGCAGGCGCCGCTCCGAGAACAGGAACAGCGGCGAACCGAATTCCTCGGCCAGCGCCACCAGGTCGCGGCCATCCAGCGTCAGATGGCCGCCCTGGACGCCATAGCCCGCGATCCCTTCCATGCCCGTCACTCCCATGATGTGTCCGCCCTCGGGGAAGGCCGGCGGCCGAAGCCCGTCAGATCGCCAGATCGCGATCGAGCGGGAAGATCGGGCGCGGCACGTTCTTGTAGGGCAGTTTCTCCAGATGCGTGGTGCAGAGGGCGCCGCTGTCGCAGACGATGACCTTGCCCGCGATCGGCTCGAAGGCGGCGCGGAAGTGCTGCATCGATTTGAGCCCGACCACGTCATGCCTCGCGGGATCGATGCCGAAGGCGCGGAACTGCTGCAGGTCGAGCATCTGCGCCGGCTCGGTCGTCACCAGGATCGCCATGCCGGCGACGCGCAGCACGGCCGAGGGGCCGAAGCTCAGATTGAGCCCGCCCACCATCGGGCCGTCCCCGACATAGTCGCCGTCGCTGACGAGCTCGAGACGGCCCTCGAGCTTGAGCGGCGCGCCGCCGAAGCGAGCGTCGGTCTTGCCGCCGAGCCAGACCTGGACATTCTGCCCCACTTTGTGCCGGCGCAGGGCCAGCGCCGTTTCCGGATCGACCATCGGCCCGAAACAGGCGTTCTGCAGGCCGGCGGCCAGCATGGCGCGCAGGAGCTCGGTCGAATCGCCATAGCCGCCGCCGCCCGGATTGTCGGCATAGTCGGCGATGATGATGGGTCCCGTGGTGCGGCGGTAATCCCTGGCGATCGCGGCCGCTTCCTCGACCGAGTAATAGCGGTTCAGCACGTCGAAGCGCTTTTCCCAGATATCGTCTGCGATCCGCTCGGCAAAGGCCTGGTGCGCCCGCAGATCGCCCTCGCCCGTGACCAGCACGGTCGGCCCGACTTCCTTGATGTCGGCATTGCCGAAGCCCGAATTGATGCTGACGGCATAGACTCCCGGCTGCTTCTCATAGGCGCGGGCCTGCGCCACGCGCTCGATCATCGGCCCGATGTCGGTGCGCCCGCCATTGATCTCGTCCAGCATCGGCCGATGCACGCGGATGGTGCGCGGGTTGATCTCGCCCTTCATCGTGCGGTGCAGGATCTCGCCCGCATGCCGTCCGGCCTCGCGCATGTCGATATGCGGATAGGTTTTATACGACACGATGATGTTTGCGAGATCACACATCGCGCGCGTCACATTGGCATGGAGATCGAGCGTGATGGCGATGGGCATCTTGGGGCCCACGATCTCGCGCAGGCGGCGCAGCAGCTCGCCCTCGCCGTCCTCGTTGAAGTCGGTGACCATCGCGCCATGCAGGCTGAGCAGGATCCCATCAATCTCGCTCCGCTTCTCCCGCGCCGCGGACAGGATGGGATTGGTCAGCCGGTCGAAGGCGTCGCGCACCACGAAGCCGGCGGGCTCGGCCGAGGCACTCAGCACATGGAGCAGCTTCCATCCCTGCCGGCGCGCCACGTCGCAGAATCCCGCGAGCTCGGTATTGGCGTCGCCACGCTCCTTGATCGCGTCCTCGCCGAAATAACCGTAGCGGTCCATGAAGTTGCTGTATTCCGTCTTGCGGATGCTGAAGGTGTTGGTCTCATGCGCGAATTCGGCGCTCAGCACGGTGAACGACATGGCTCAGGCTCCTGATCAGGCGGTTGCGGCGGAATTCAAGGGATGGTGGCAGGCGATGCTTTCGTCGGGCGACAGGGCCACCAGTTCGGGCCGGACCCGACGGCAGAGATCGGTGGCGCGGCCGCAGCGGCCGGCGAACGCGCAACCGGGCGGCAGGTCGAAGGCGCTCGGCACCTCGCCCGTCAGCCGCTCGATCTTGCGCCGGCGCGTCGGATCCGGCTCGAAGCTGCTGTCGAGCAGGGCCCGCGCATAAGGGTGGCGCGGGGCCCCCGCCGAGCGCGGGAAGATCTCGACGATGCGCCCGAGATACATAACCACGACCTGGTCGCAGAAATAACGCACCAGTCCCAGATCGTGGGAGATGAAGAGATAGGTCAGCCCCAGCTCGCGCTTCAGCCCCTCCAGGAGGCCGATGATCTGGGCCTGGATCGAGACGTCGAGCGAGGCGGTTGGCTCGTCCAGCACCAGGAAGGAAGGCTTGAGCGCCAGCGCCCGGGCGATCCCCACCCGCTGCTTCTGGCCGCCCGAGAGCTGATGCGGATAGCGGTCGGCGAATTCGGGATTCAGGCCCACCATCTCGAGCAGGCCCTGGACCGTTCCCTCCGGATCGGCGGGGCGCAAATCCTGAACCTGGAAAGGCTCAAGCAGCGCGTCGCGAATGCGGTAGCGCGGATCGACCGCCGAATAGGGGTCCTGGAACACCATCTGCATCCGCCGGCGCAGGAGTCGGAGCTCCTTCGCCGGCAGCGTCATCAGATCGACGCCATCGAAGGTGACGCCGCCCGCACTGGGCTCG
The nucleotide sequence above comes from Hypericibacter terrae. Encoded proteins:
- a CDS encoding PrkA family serine protein kinase → MGVVENIFSRSLQNYESRREHDMPLLDYLELCRADPTAHATAAERMVAAIGEPEVIDTAKDARLGRIFMNRTIKTYPAFAEFYGMEETIERIVNFFRFAAQGLEERKQILYLLGPVGGGKSSLAERLKLLMERMPIYVLKAGSQLSPVLESPLGLFDPEQMGPTLEEQFNIPRRRLTGLLSPWAVKRLDEFKGDIQKFTVAKVYPSRLRQIGIAKTEPGDENNQDISSLVGKVDIRMLELHSQNDTDAYAYSGGLNRTTQGLLEFVEMFKAPIKILHPLLTATQEGNYVGTENIGAIPFQGVILAHSNEAEWQTFKNNKNNEAFIDRVCVIKVPYCLRVTEEQKIYQKLIRTSELAEAPCAPATMEMLARFSVLSRLRVHENSNLYSKMRVYDGESLKETDPHAKSMQEYRDAAGVDEGMDGISTRFGFKVLSATFNYDNTEVGADPVHLMYMLEQAIKREQFADDVEKRYLEFIKAELAPRYAEFIGNEIQKAYLESYSDYGQNLFDRYVDYADAWIEHQDFKDPDTGQMLDRDLLNQELTKIEKPAGIANPKDFRNEVVKFALRARASNGGKNPSWTSYEKLREVIERRMFSQVEDLLPVISFGSKKENETAKKHTEFVQRMMTRGYTERQVRRLVEWYMRVKQAG
- a CDS encoding YeaH/YhbH family protein is translated as MDIIDRRLNPRGKSLANRQRFIRRARQQIADAVREATGKSSVADLNGGGKIKIRRDGIDEPQLYHSGKSGEHTHVVPGNHEYVEGDRIPRPQGGQGGRGREASADGEGEDAFQFVLTQDEFLDLFLEDLELPDLLRKQLKKAESFLPRRAGYSVSGAATNLNLVRTMRNSLSRRIALKRPRPAEIAALETELDLLADSDETLDRRRELELELDQQRRRAKRVPFIDPVDVRYNRFEMVPQPVASAVMFCLMDVSGSMTEHMKDLAKRFYKLLYLFLSRRYRNVEIVFIRHTHVAREVDEETFFNSRETGGTVVSTVLEEMLRVLQERYPRDQWNIYAAQASDGDNLSSDNAKSAALLEKRILPLCQYFAYLEVGDEEDGFNLGSEVWRTYERLDRAGHPIAMRKVNKRNQIFPVFRELFARDQPVRKAAS
- a CDS encoding SpoVR family protein, whose product is MSSESVLLEGEKSESRTRFDWDFDSLRHTYGQISEIALGEFKLDVYPNQIEVITAEQMLDVYSSIGMPLMYLHWSFGKHFARDETLYRRGLRNLAYEIVINANPCISYLMEENSMTMQSLVIAHAAFGHNHFFKNNHLFQQWTDAEGILDYMEFAKGYISRCEARYGEVAVERVLDAAHALMTQGVHRYPRRKIGGLGDEEKRVQDRLAELERSYNDLWRTVPQNGARDKRRTTEAERRELLGLPEENVLYFLEKKAPLLKPWQREILRIVRHIAQYFYPQKQTKVMNEGCATMVHYETMTRLHEKGQLGDGAMVEFLSSHTNVVLQPDFDDRRYSGINPYALGFGMMQDIKRICLTPTDEDRTWFPQFAGNGDPWETLKEGWANYRDESFIRQYLSPALIRKMKLFAVVDDGVSDLVVKAIHNERGYQTVRSALARQFDTAQKEPEIEIVDVDLDGDRRLMLQHRVYDNVLLAEDDIQPVLRHLADLWGYEVSLSEISSSSDAVLKQHTAAPTGALAT
- the lysA gene encoding diaminopimelate decarboxylase produces the protein MEGIAGYGVQGGHLTLDGRDLVALAEEFGSPLFLFSERRLRANAAAFLAAARGGHPRSTVCYASKACSNVNILRILRSEGLAIEVNSGGELFKALKAGFAPAEIVFNGVSKSTHELEWSIELGIKAINVDSVFELERIAAIASAKGLRARVSLRLVPSLTGGAVASIQTGNAKTKFGMTPQDLPAVLRLLADHPAALDPVGIHLHIGSQIAETAPFLGAVEFAGGEARRLAAAIGRPFEHVNLGGGYPVDYRRRRGNDALMDRYGAPDRAASMVAGVAAAMHRQLGGETELLFEPGRSIVGDTAVLLTRVENQKHRGEQPWIFLDAGYNLLLDAAVVRWYFHMASASRANETALTEFRVVGPLCDSADCFYDVEGEYLLPKLKKRLGGELDEGLAAEILHLPPTRQLPAATAPGDLVAIFDVGAYTLSEMFAYCGRPRAAALLIGRDGRISQLRRRDSYEDLLAHEMAPASP
- a CDS encoding M81 family metallopeptidase, whose protein sequence is MSFTVLSAEFAHETNTFSIRKTEYSNFMDRYGYFGEDAIKERGDANTELAGFCDVARRQGWKLLHVLSASAEPAGFVVRDAFDRLTNPILSAAREKRSEIDGILLSLHGAMVTDFNEDGEGELLRRLREIVGPKMPIAITLDLHANVTRAMCDLANIIVSYKTYPHIDMREAGRHAGEILHRTMKGEINPRTIRVHRPMLDEINGGRTDIGPMIERVAQARAYEKQPGVYAVSINSGFGNADIKEVGPTVLVTGEGDLRAHQAFAERIADDIWEKRFDVLNRYYSVEEAAAIARDYRRTTGPIIIADYADNPGGGGYGDSTELLRAMLAAGLQNACFGPMVDPETALALRRHKVGQNVQVWLGGKTDARFGGAPLKLEGRLELVSDGDYVGDGPMVGGLNLSFGPSAVLRVAGMAILVTTEPAQMLDLQQFRAFGIDPARHDVVGLKSMQHFRAAFEPIAGKVIVCDSGALCTTHLEKLPYKNVPRPIFPLDRDLAI
- a CDS encoding oligopeptide/dipeptide ABC transporter ATP-binding protein, coding for MSALVTARDLTRRFGSRRGLFGRERTMIAVNELSLDVERGRVVGVVGESGCGKSTLARLILRLIEPSAGGVTFDGVDLMTLPAKELRLLRRRMQMVFQDPYSAVDPRYRIRDALLEPFQVQDLRPADPEGTVQGLLEMVGLNPEFADRYPHQLSGGQKQRVGIARALALKPSFLVLDEPTASLDVSIQAQIIGLLEGLKRELGLTYLFISHDLGLVRYFCDQVVVMYLGRIVEIFPRSAGAPRHPYARALLDSSFEPDPTRRRKIERLTGEVPSAFDLPPGCAFAGRCGRATDLCRRVRPELVALSPDESIACHHPLNSAATA